One genomic segment of Hymenobacter psoromatis includes these proteins:
- a CDS encoding ferritin-like domain-containing protein: protein MANETISRALTDILNLNRTSVKGYQEAAEEVKNPELKSKLSQFSQQRAGFVSDLEGFAKQYNIDAHDTNTVESVATDAAAAVHRGWINIKAAITGQDDSAVLDAAETGEATALKAYETALSAQDIPAGAKSVFQQQHDAILQAKNWLAMNKNK from the coding sequence ATGGCTAACGAAACAATTTCCCGCGCCCTCACCGACATTCTGAACCTGAACCGCACCTCGGTGAAAGGCTACCAGGAGGCCGCCGAAGAGGTGAAAAACCCCGAATTGAAATCCAAGCTGAGCCAGTTTTCGCAGCAGCGCGCCGGCTTTGTATCGGACCTCGAGGGCTTTGCTAAGCAGTACAACATTGATGCTCACGACACGAACACCGTGGAGAGCGTAGCCACCGATGCTGCCGCCGCCGTGCACCGCGGCTGGATTAACATCAAGGCCGCCATTACGGGCCAGGATGACTCGGCGGTGCTCGACGCCGCTGAAACCGGCGAAGCCACGGCCCTAAAAGCCTACGAAACTGCCCTTTCGGCTCAGGATATTCCGGCTGGCGCTAAGTCGGTGTTCCAGCAGCAACACGATGCCATCCTGCAAGCCAAAAACTGGCTGGCAATGAATAAGAATAAGTAA
- a CDS encoding AI-2E family transporter, with amino-acid sequence MLPPPNQFNAPRNVPSAANMHVPTQVKQPAVIYFTFFLVGLSLTVFVLHTLADLFLPLVYAILFSLLLMPIVTRLERWHWPRMLAIAVAILLVALSVGLLFTFFGSQIIGLRSELPLIQTKLGVLFNQTQQQLAQRFHFQPVSREQVIDKTLLAIRNEGGSYLGSTLDTTLGVLSTVVLVPIYMFCFLYYRDHLRQFMFRFVEPDKRTTVLHTVDNIQNVVQGYMVGLATVIAVVSVMNAIGLLALGVKYALFFAVFASVLAVIPYIGITVGSIIPALITYVETGSLVHGLAVVGVFMFVQVISDNILSPLITASKVSLNPLTAIIALILGAQLWGTPGMILSVPISAVIKVMLDANKSTEPWGFLLGDVGDGEATNKDPADGRGFVAKLWDRLRGKRPPAPPEPLLPPATKARRVYDEA; translated from the coding sequence ATGCTACCCCCTCCCAACCAGTTTAATGCCCCGCGCAACGTGCCCTCGGCGGCCAACATGCACGTGCCCACGCAGGTAAAGCAGCCGGCGGTTATTTACTTCACGTTTTTCCTGGTTGGTCTTTCGCTAACGGTATTTGTGCTGCACACCCTGGCCGATTTGTTTCTGCCCCTGGTGTACGCCATTCTGTTCTCGCTGCTGCTTATGCCCATCGTCACGCGGCTAGAGCGCTGGCACTGGCCCCGGATGCTGGCCATCGCGGTAGCCATTCTACTAGTGGCGCTGAGCGTGGGGCTGCTGTTCACATTTTTTGGCAGCCAAATAATCGGGCTGCGCTCCGAGCTGCCGCTCATCCAGACTAAGCTCGGGGTGCTCTTCAACCAGACGCAGCAGCAGCTGGCGCAACGCTTCCACTTCCAGCCCGTGAGCCGCGAGCAGGTGATTGACAAAACCCTGCTCGCCATTCGCAATGAGGGCGGCAGCTACCTCGGCTCCACGCTCGATACCACGCTGGGCGTGCTCAGCACGGTGGTACTGGTGCCCATTTACATGTTTTGCTTTCTCTATTACCGCGACCACCTGCGGCAATTCATGTTCCGCTTTGTGGAGCCCGACAAGCGCACCACCGTATTGCACACCGTGGATAATATTCAGAACGTGGTGCAGGGCTACATGGTGGGCCTGGCCACGGTCATCGCGGTGGTGTCGGTGATGAACGCCATCGGCTTGCTGGCGCTGGGGGTGAAGTACGCGCTGTTTTTCGCCGTGTTTGCCTCGGTGCTGGCCGTTATTCCCTACATCGGCATCACGGTCGGCTCTATCATCCCGGCCCTCATCACCTATGTCGAAACCGGCTCGCTGGTGCATGGGCTGGCCGTAGTGGGCGTGTTCATGTTCGTGCAGGTCATCTCCGATAACATCCTGTCGCCGCTCATCACGGCCTCCAAAGTCAGTCTGAACCCCCTCACAGCCATCATCGCCCTTATTCTGGGGGCGCAACTCTGGGGCACGCCGGGCATGATTCTGAGCGTGCCCATTTCGGCCGTTATCAAGGTAATGCTCGATGCTAACAAGTCAACTGAGCCCTGGGGCTTTCTACTCGGCGACGTGGGCGACGGCGAGGCTACGAACAAAGACCCCGCCGACGGCCGCGGCTTCGTGGCCAAACTCTGGGACCGGCTGCGCGGCAAGCGCCCGCCCGCGCCACCCGAGCCGCTGCTGCCGCCCGCCACAAAGGCGCGGCGCGTGTATGATGAAGCCTAG
- a CDS encoding DNA topoisomerase IV subunit B — protein MSTTLPAPPAHNYTEDSIRSLDWREHIRLRPGMYIGKLGDGSSYDDGIYVLVKEVVDNCIDEYVMGYGRTIEIKISDSKVQVRDYGRGIPLGKVVDVVSKINTGGKYDSKVFQKSVGLNGVGTKAVNALSSHFLVQSVRDGQLKAAEFSQGQLMQDPTPQKTSQRNGTLVTFQPDETIFKNYRFIPEYLENQIRYYCYLNAGLSIYFNGQKFFSEHGLHDLLADKTDPASRRYPLIHLQGEDIELALTHGNDYGEEYYSFVNGQYTTQGGTHLAAFREALVKTVREHYGKEYDAADIRASVVGAISIRVQEPVFESQTKTKLGSLNMGPESPTVRGFILDFVKEHLDNFLHKNPETKELLKKRIEQSERERKDMAGVKKLANLRAKKANLHNRKLRDCRFHLGENAKDGAEKEPLTTLFITEGDSASGSITKSRNVELEAVFSLRGKPLNCFGLKKKIVYENEEFNLLQHALNIEEGLEGLRYNRVVIATDADVDGMHIRLLLLTFFLQFFPDLVRNGHVYILETPLFRVRNKKETIYCYSESEKQAAMHKLGRNPEVTRFKGLGEISPDEFGRFIGENIKLEPVILQSDRSVQQVLAYYMGKNTPARQEFIIDNLRLEKDLVISDILPVADIALA, from the coding sequence ATGAGTACTACCCTACCCGCCCCGCCCGCCCACAATTATACCGAAGACAGCATCCGCTCGCTCGATTGGCGCGAGCACATCCGCCTGCGGCCGGGCATGTACATTGGCAAGCTCGGCGACGGCAGCAGCTACGACGATGGTATCTACGTGCTGGTGAAGGAGGTAGTGGACAACTGCATCGACGAGTACGTGATGGGCTACGGCCGCACCATCGAGATTAAAATCTCGGACAGCAAGGTGCAGGTGCGCGACTACGGCCGCGGTATCCCGCTGGGCAAGGTGGTGGACGTGGTGAGCAAAATTAACACCGGCGGCAAGTACGATAGCAAGGTTTTTCAGAAGTCGGTGGGCCTCAACGGGGTAGGTACCAAGGCCGTGAACGCGCTCAGCAGCCACTTCTTGGTGCAAAGCGTGCGTGACGGCCAGCTCAAGGCGGCCGAGTTTTCGCAGGGCCAACTTATGCAGGACCCTACCCCCCAGAAAACCAGCCAGCGCAACGGCACGCTCGTCACCTTTCAGCCCGACGAGACGATTTTCAAGAACTACCGCTTCATCCCGGAGTATCTGGAAAATCAGATTCGCTACTACTGCTACCTCAATGCCGGCCTGAGTATCTATTTCAATGGCCAGAAGTTCTTTTCCGAGCACGGCCTGCACGATTTGCTGGCCGACAAAACCGACCCGGCCAGCCGGCGCTACCCCCTCATTCACCTCCAGGGCGAAGATATTGAGCTGGCCCTGACCCACGGCAACGACTACGGCGAGGAGTATTATTCCTTCGTGAACGGCCAGTATACTACGCAGGGTGGCACGCACTTAGCCGCGTTCCGCGAAGCGTTGGTGAAGACCGTGCGCGAGCATTATGGCAAAGAATACGACGCGGCCGACATTCGGGCCAGCGTGGTGGGAGCCATCTCCATACGGGTGCAGGAGCCCGTGTTTGAGAGCCAGACCAAAACCAAGCTCGGCAGCCTCAACATGGGGCCGGAAAGCCCCACGGTGCGCGGCTTCATCCTCGATTTTGTGAAGGAGCATCTGGACAATTTCCTGCACAAAAACCCCGAAACCAAGGAATTGCTCAAGAAGCGCATCGAGCAGAGCGAGCGCGAGCGCAAAGACATGGCCGGCGTAAAAAAGCTGGCCAACCTGCGCGCCAAAAAAGCCAACCTGCACAACCGCAAGCTGCGCGACTGCCGCTTTCACCTGGGTGAAAACGCCAAGGACGGGGCCGAAAAGGAGCCGCTCACTACGCTATTCATCACGGAGGGCGACTCGGCCAGCGGTAGCATCACCAAGAGCCGCAACGTGGAGCTGGAAGCCGTGTTCAGCCTGCGCGGTAAACCGCTCAACTGCTTCGGGCTCAAGAAGAAAATCGTGTATGAGAATGAGGAGTTCAACCTTCTCCAACACGCCCTCAACATTGAGGAAGGGCTGGAAGGGCTGCGCTACAACCGGGTCGTTATCGCTACCGACGCCGACGTGGACGGCATGCACATCCGGCTGCTGTTGCTCACGTTTTTCCTCCAGTTCTTTCCCGACCTCGTGCGCAACGGCCACGTTTACATCCTGGAAACGCCACTTTTCCGGGTGCGTAATAAGAAGGAAACCATTTACTGCTATTCGGAAAGTGAGAAGCAGGCCGCTATGCACAAGCTGGGCCGCAATCCCGAGGTGACACGCTTCAAGGGTCTGGGCGAAATCTCACCCGACGAATTCGGTCGCTTTATTGGTGAAAACATTAAGCTGGAGCCTGTTATCCTGCAATCGGACCGCTCGGTGCAGCAGGTGCTGGCCTACTACATGGGTAAGAATACGCCCGCCCGTCAGGAGTTCATCATCGATAACCTGCGCCTGGAGAAAGACCTGGTTATCAGCGATATATTACCCGTGGCCGACATCGCGCTGGCCTGA
- a CDS encoding DNA gyrase/topoisomerase IV subunit A: MAAVEEEAKFAPGEVIHDANNVRGMYQNWFLDYASYVILERAVPAVEDGLKPVQRRIMHAMKEMDDGRFNKVANVIGQTMQYHPHGDASIGDAMVNLGQKDLLIETQGNWGDARTGDSAAAPRYIEARLSKFALEVVFNPDITEWQMSYDGRKREPTTLPVKFPLLLAQGVEGIAVGLSTKIMPHNFRELCQASIAVLRGREFQLYPDFPTGGLADISNYQSGQRGGRIRLRATIEKVDKTLLIIRDIPYGTTTTALMESIVKASEANKIKIKKVVDNTAAEVEIQVQLPPGISPDLTIDALYAFTDCEISISPNTCVIIEDKPRFVGVEDMLRLSTAKTRRLLERELEIRQQELEERWHSASLEKIFIENRIYRKIEECETWEQILETIDAGLKKFVRVEGEKLKANDLRLVIRRPVSEDDLTRLTEIRIKRISKFDGFKAEEYLQKLDAELAEVADHLANLTRYAVAYFENLLKKYGVGRERKTQLRTFDVVTAQKVAVANQKLYVNRQDGFVGYGLKKDEKAEFVTDCSDLDDIIAIKRDGTFVVSRIAEKTFVGKDLLHVGVYNKNDDRLVYNMVYVDGASGISFAKRFLVSGITRDKAYDLTKGTKGTKTLYLSANPNSESEIITVQLSDKAPARVKQFEFDFAELAIKGKGSMGNIVTKQPIKKITQKSVGDSTLGGREVFFDSVVGRLNHDSHGRYLGTFDTEHLVLVVFKDGSYELSAPDLAKRFDVPNIVLLRKLEPHTTLSAVYVEGDTKTHYVKRFHIETTTLDKRFSFISESKGSKLLAVTAFAEPEIELKAQRDKKADKETETLRLDQFIEVKGWKAMGNKLNYYKIHALTLLTDEGPEPARREAKRRGPAKPEEGGSDEALPPPEPPLSVQVTDEEVAQSQALLRRPKAQLGLF; this comes from the coding sequence CTGGCAGCGGTGGAGGAAGAAGCCAAGTTTGCCCCCGGCGAGGTAATTCACGATGCGAACAACGTACGCGGCATGTACCAGAACTGGTTTCTGGACTACGCCAGCTACGTGATTCTGGAGCGCGCCGTGCCGGCCGTGGAAGACGGCCTGAAGCCCGTGCAGCGCCGCATCATGCACGCCATGAAGGAGATGGACGATGGCCGCTTCAACAAAGTGGCTAACGTCATCGGCCAGACCATGCAGTATCACCCGCATGGCGATGCCAGCATCGGCGACGCGATGGTGAACCTGGGCCAGAAAGATTTGCTCATCGAAACGCAGGGCAACTGGGGCGACGCGCGCACCGGCGACTCGGCCGCCGCCCCGCGCTACATCGAGGCCCGCCTCTCAAAGTTTGCCCTCGAAGTCGTGTTCAACCCCGACATCACGGAGTGGCAGATGAGCTACGACGGCCGCAAGCGCGAGCCCACCACGCTGCCCGTGAAGTTCCCCTTGCTGCTGGCGCAGGGGGTAGAGGGCATTGCCGTGGGCCTGAGTACCAAGATAATGCCGCACAACTTTCGCGAGCTGTGCCAGGCCAGTATCGCGGTGCTGCGCGGCCGCGAGTTCCAGCTCTACCCCGACTTTCCGACCGGCGGCCTGGCCGACATCAGCAATTACCAGAGTGGGCAGCGCGGCGGGCGCATCCGGCTGCGGGCCACCATTGAGAAGGTGGATAAAACGCTGCTCATCATCCGCGATATTCCCTACGGCACCACCACCACGGCGCTCATGGAAAGCATCGTGAAGGCCAGCGAAGCCAATAAAATCAAGATTAAGAAGGTGGTGGATAACACCGCCGCCGAGGTCGAGATTCAGGTGCAGCTGCCGCCCGGCATCAGCCCCGACCTCACCATCGACGCGCTCTACGCCTTTACCGACTGCGAAATCTCGATTTCGCCCAATACCTGCGTTATCATCGAGGACAAGCCGCGCTTCGTGGGCGTGGAGGACATGTTGCGCCTGAGCACCGCCAAAACCCGCCGCCTGCTGGAGCGCGAGCTGGAAATCAGGCAGCAGGAGCTGGAAGAGCGCTGGCACTCGGCTTCGCTGGAAAAGATTTTCATCGAAAACCGCATCTACCGCAAAATCGAGGAGTGCGAAACCTGGGAGCAGATTCTGGAAACCATCGATGCGGGCCTGAAAAAGTTTGTGCGCGTGGAGGGCGAAAAGCTCAAGGCCAACGACCTGCGCCTGGTAATCCGCCGCCCGGTGAGCGAGGATGACCTCACGCGCCTGACCGAAATCCGCATCAAGCGCATCTCCAAATTCGACGGTTTTAAGGCCGAAGAATACCTGCAAAAGCTCGATGCCGAGCTGGCCGAAGTAGCCGACCACTTGGCTAACCTCACGCGCTACGCCGTGGCGTACTTCGAGAACCTGCTCAAAAAGTACGGGGTAGGGCGCGAGCGTAAAACGCAGCTACGAACTTTTGATGTAGTTACGGCTCAGAAGGTTGCGGTAGCTAACCAGAAGCTCTACGTGAACCGGCAAGACGGCTTCGTGGGCTATGGTTTGAAAAAGGACGAGAAGGCCGAGTTCGTGACCGACTGCTCGGACCTGGACGATATTATCGCCATCAAGCGCGACGGCACGTTCGTGGTGTCGCGCATCGCCGAAAAGACCTTCGTGGGCAAGGATTTGCTGCACGTGGGCGTGTACAATAAGAACGACGACCGGCTGGTGTACAATATGGTGTACGTGGACGGGGCGAGCGGCATCAGCTTCGCCAAGCGCTTTCTAGTGTCGGGCATCACCCGCGACAAAGCCTACGACCTCACCAAGGGTACTAAGGGTACTAAAACGTTGTACCTCAGCGCTAACCCGAACTCGGAGAGCGAGATTATCACGGTGCAGCTCAGCGATAAGGCCCCGGCGCGGGTCAAACAGTTTGAGTTTGATTTTGCCGAGTTGGCCATTAAGGGGAAGGGTTCGATGGGCAACATCGTGACCAAGCAGCCGATTAAGAAAATCACGCAGAAGTCGGTGGGCGACAGTACATTGGGGGGTAGGGAGGTATTCTTCGACAGTGTGGTGGGCCGCCTCAACCACGACAGCCACGGCCGCTACCTGGGCACCTTCGACACCGAGCACCTGGTGCTGGTGGTGTTCAAGGATGGCAGCTACGAGCTGAGCGCGCCCGACCTGGCCAAGCGCTTCGACGTGCCCAACATCGTGCTGCTGCGCAAGCTGGAACCTCACACAACCCTCAGCGCCGTGTACGTGGAGGGCGATACTAAAACCCACTACGTCAAGCGTTTTCACATCGAAACCACGACCCTCGACAAGCGCTTCAGCTTCATCTCGGAAAGCAAGGGCTCGAAGCTGCTGGCCGTTACTGCCTTCGCCGAGCCCGAAATCGAACTCAAAGCGCAGCGTGATAAAAAGGCCGACAAGGAAACCGAAACCCTGCGCCTAGACCAGTTTATTGAGGTAAAGGGCTGGAAAGCAATGGGCAACAAGCTCAACTACTACAAAATCCACGCCCTGACCCTGCTCACCGACGAAGGCCCCGAGCCCGCCCGCCGCGAGGCCAAGCGCCGCGGCCCCGCCAAGCCCGAGGAAGGGGGTAGCGACGAAGCCCTACCCCCCCCTGAGCCCCCGCTATCCGTGCAGGTGACCGACGAGGAAGTGGCGCAGTCGCAGGCGCTGCTGCGGCGGCCCAAGGCGCAACTGGGACTGTTTTGA
- a CDS encoding carbonic anhydrase produces MKSSPLSSKKSSAGIQDILANNRKWVADRNAEDPQFFQRMANGQQPRYLFIGCSDSRVPASGITGTGPGEMFVHRNIANLVVHTDMNLLSVLQYAVEVLGVQDILVCGHYGCGGVAAAASSKQYGLIDNWLVNIRDVVRLHETELLRIPDEKQRLRRLVELNVTEQVRNLAKTNIIQNALRGDNPPRLHGLVYDIADGVLKDLEVSGTTVINDLAHIYNMEAEPADPTPPAGAEAKPATGPGLVTKLSEA; encoded by the coding sequence ATGAAATCTTCCCCGCTCTCCTCTAAAAAATCTTCGGCTGGTATCCAAGACATTCTGGCCAATAACCGCAAGTGGGTGGCCGACCGCAACGCCGAAGACCCGCAATTTTTCCAGCGCATGGCCAATGGGCAGCAGCCGCGCTATTTATTTATCGGCTGCTCCGACTCGCGGGTGCCGGCTTCGGGCATCACCGGCACCGGACCGGGCGAGATGTTTGTGCACCGCAACATTGCTAACCTGGTGGTGCACACCGATATGAACCTGCTCAGCGTGTTACAATACGCGGTGGAAGTATTGGGCGTGCAGGATATTCTGGTGTGCGGGCACTACGGCTGCGGTGGCGTGGCGGCGGCGGCCAGCAGCAAGCAGTACGGCCTGATTGACAACTGGTTAGTTAATATTCGCGATGTGGTTCGCCTGCACGAAACGGAGCTGCTGCGCATTCCGGACGAAAAGCAGCGCCTACGCCGCCTGGTGGAGCTGAACGTGACGGAGCAGGTGCGTAACCTGGCCAAAACCAACATCATTCAGAACGCGCTGCGCGGTGACAACCCGCCCCGCCTGCACGGCCTCGTCTACGACATCGCCGATGGTGTGCTTAAAGACCTGGAAGTGAGCGGCACTACCGTTATCAACGACTTAGCGCATATCTATAATATGGAAGCGGAGCCCGCCGACCCTACCCCCCCCGCCGGGGCCGAAGCGAAGCCGGCTACCGGCCCCGGCCTGGTAACTAAGCTGAGTGAGGCATAG
- a CDS encoding SulP family inorganic anion transporter: protein MVRRQPWARLVPGALVAVLAAVGINQLLLAVAPTLAVRPEHLVKLPVLSSWSQLAGTMTFPDFSALRNPATYGVAFTIASVASLETLLSIEAVDNLDPQKRHTPTNRELLAQGAGNVVSGLLGGLPLTAVIVRSSANIAAGGQTKLSAFIHGILLLMSLLLLGTALNLIPLAALAAVLLVVGFKLTRPALYQQQWRLGWAQFGPFIFTIMAVLLTDLLKGVSIGLVLGFFFILKDNAKAGSYLRRDESAPDAANFLHLRLPEHVSFLNKASIVTTLEQLPAGSRVLLDGTRSDMIDHDVLEAIEAFRRAAPARGIALELRGVRAVALAGH from the coding sequence GTGGTGCGGCGGCAGCCCTGGGCGCGGCTGGTGCCGGGCGCGCTGGTGGCGGTGCTGGCGGCAGTGGGTATCAACCAATTACTGCTGGCCGTAGCCCCTACCCTGGCTGTGCGCCCCGAGCACCTGGTGAAGCTGCCCGTGCTCTCCTCCTGGAGCCAGCTGGCGGGTACCATGACGTTTCCCGACTTCAGCGCCTTGCGCAACCCCGCCACCTACGGCGTGGCTTTTACCATCGCCAGCGTGGCCTCGCTCGAAACACTGCTCAGCATCGAGGCCGTGGACAACCTCGACCCGCAAAAACGCCATACGCCCACCAACCGTGAGCTGCTGGCGCAGGGCGCGGGCAACGTGGTGAGCGGCCTGCTGGGCGGCCTACCCCTCACGGCGGTTATCGTGCGCTCGTCGGCCAATATCGCGGCCGGCGGGCAAACTAAGCTCTCCGCCTTTATCCACGGCATCCTCTTGCTGATGAGTTTATTACTATTAGGTACGGCATTGAATTTGATTCCCCTGGCGGCACTGGCGGCGGTGCTGCTGGTAGTGGGCTTCAAGCTAACCAGGCCCGCGCTCTACCAGCAGCAGTGGCGGCTGGGTTGGGCACAGTTTGGGCCGTTTATTTTCACTATCATGGCGGTGCTGCTCACCGATTTGCTCAAGGGCGTGAGCATCGGGCTGGTGCTGGGTTTCTTCTTCATTCTCAAGGATAACGCCAAGGCGGGCTCCTACCTGCGGCGCGATGAATCGGCCCCCGACGCGGCTAATTTCCTGCACCTGCGCCTGCCCGAGCACGTCTCGTTTCTCAACAAAGCCAGCATCGTGACTACCCTCGAACAACTGCCCGCGGGCAGCCGCGTACTACTCGACGGCACCCGCTCCGATATGATTGACCACGACGTGCTGGAAGCCATTGAAGCCTTCCGGCGGGCGGCCCCGGCGCGGGGCATTGCGCTGGAGCTGCGCGGCGTGCGGGCGGTAGCGCTAGCCGGACATTAG
- a CDS encoding SulP family inorganic anion transporter — protein sequence MTKVISAPQPACATHPAPTPSRFNSLGQDAPAGLVVFLVALPLCLGISLASGAPLLAGLISGIVGGLLVSVLSGSAVSVSGPAAGLTTIMLAAISSLGSWPAVLAATVVAGVIQLLLGVARAGVIALYFPAAVIRGMLASIGIILIMKQIPHFLGADRDYFEDLDFLQLNGENTFSAIGAALAHVSPGSVLVGG from the coding sequence ATGACTAAGGTTATTTCCGCACCGCAACCTGCGTGCGCTACCCACCCCGCGCCTACCCCCTCCCGCTTTAACAGCCTCGGCCAGGATGCGCCAGCGGGGCTGGTGGTATTTCTGGTGGCGCTGCCGCTGTGTTTGGGCATTTCGCTGGCCTCGGGCGCGCCGCTGCTGGCGGGGCTGATTTCGGGCATCGTGGGGGGCTTGCTGGTGAGCGTGCTCAGCGGCTCGGCGGTGAGCGTGAGTGGGCCGGCGGCGGGCCTCACCACCATTATGCTGGCGGCCATTTCGTCGCTGGGCTCGTGGCCGGCGGTGCTGGCGGCTACCGTGGTGGCGGGCGTTATCCAGCTGCTGCTGGGCGTGGCACGGGCGGGCGTTATCGCGCTCTACTTCCCGGCGGCCGTCATTCGCGGCATGTTGGCCTCCATCGGCATTATTTTGATAATGAAGCAGATACCTCACTTTCTGGGGGCTGACCGGGATTATTTTGAAGACCTGGACTTTTTGCAGCTCAACGGCGAAAATACGTTTTCGGCCATTGGTGCGGCGCTGGCGCACGTGAGCCCTGGCTCGGTGCTGGTGGGGGGGTAG
- a CDS encoding sensor histidine kinase translates to MSIRLRLALQFGALLVVTLVLLLAAVYFFTWQSRREAFTQSLFSRAEVMGHVYADGQARADSGQAASYRRYLRQLYRTLPDEEGQVYDAAGRLVFREGQRAAGHQVPAAWLHEVRRAGRAVLEPERDFHETVGLRYADPRLGELIVLASSVDEDGREQLRGLRRVLGAGLLAAVVFAGVGGWVFAGQALRPLRRMVGEVDGITATDLGQRLSHAAGPADELGRLAQRFNQLLDRLEAAFAGQRTFVRDASHELRTPLTALTGELEVALLQAERPATEYRRVLQRTLDAARQLTSLTNGLLQIAQASGDPSQLPMRPVDLGELLLLAHEQVGRRYPTSRVDLDLGESAEAGAFVVLGNEPLLLSALLNVLDNACKFSAAGGQPVTATLAQPAGRPTLLVTDEGLGLSSPDLEQVFVPFFRAAAARAVPGHGIGLPLTARIMALHGGTVRLASEPGQGTRVWLQWPASLKKST, encoded by the coding sequence ATGTCCATTCGCTTACGCCTAGCCTTGCAGTTCGGGGCGTTGCTAGTCGTGACGCTGGTGTTGCTGCTGGCGGCAGTTTATTTTTTCACCTGGCAGTCGCGGCGCGAGGCGTTCACCCAGAGCCTGTTTAGCCGGGCCGAGGTGATGGGGCACGTGTATGCCGACGGCCAAGCGCGGGCCGATTCGGGCCAGGCAGCTTCCTACCGGCGCTATTTGCGGCAGCTCTACCGCACGCTGCCCGACGAGGAAGGCCAAGTGTACGATGCGGCGGGGCGGCTGGTATTTCGGGAGGGGCAACGGGCGGCCGGCCACCAGGTACCGGCCGCCTGGCTGCACGAGGTGCGCCGCGCGGGCCGGGCGGTGCTGGAGCCGGAACGTGATTTTCACGAAACCGTGGGCCTACGCTACGCCGACCCGCGCCTGGGCGAATTGATTGTGCTGGCTTCGTCGGTGGATGAAGACGGCCGTGAGCAGCTGCGCGGGCTGCGCCGGGTGCTGGGGGCGGGCCTGCTGGCGGCGGTGGTTTTTGCGGGGGTAGGCGGCTGGGTATTCGCGGGCCAAGCCCTGCGCCCGCTGCGCCGCATGGTGGGCGAAGTGGACGGCATCACGGCCACCGACTTGGGCCAGCGCCTAAGCCACGCCGCCGGCCCGGCCGACGAGCTGGGCCGCCTGGCCCAACGCTTCAACCAGCTGCTCGACCGCCTCGAAGCGGCGTTTGCCGGGCAGCGCACCTTCGTGCGCGATGCCTCGCACGAGCTGCGCACGCCCCTCACGGCCCTCACCGGCGAGTTGGAAGTGGCCCTGCTGCAAGCCGAGCGGCCCGCCACCGAGTACCGCCGCGTGCTTCAGCGCACACTCGACGCGGCCCGCCAGCTCACCAGCCTCACCAACGGCCTACTGCAAATAGCCCAAGCCTCGGGCGACCCCTCACAGTTACCCATGCGGCCCGTGGACCTGGGCGAATTGCTGCTGCTGGCCCACGAGCAGGTAGGCCGCCGCTACCCCACCAGCCGCGTGGACCTGGACCTGGGCGAAAGCGCCGAGGCCGGGGCCTTCGTAGTGCTCGGCAACGAGCCGCTGCTGCTCTCGGCCCTGCTCAACGTGCTGGACAATGCCTGCAAGTTTTCGGCGGCTGGCGGGCAGCCCGTCACGGCCACGCTGGCCCAGCCCGCCGGCCGCCCTACCCTGCTGGTAACTGACGAAGGGCTGGGCCTATCGTCTCCCGATTTGGAGCAGGTGTTCGTGCCATTTTTCCGGGCGGCGGCGGCGCGGGCGGTGCCGGGCCACGGCATCGGCCTACCCCTCACGGCGCGCATTATGGCCCTGCACGGGGGCACGGTGCGCCTGGCTAGCGAGCCCGGCCAGGGCACCCGCGTGTGGCTGCAATGGCCGGCTTCGCTTAAGAAATCTACTTAA
- a CDS encoding response regulator transcription factor, whose protein sequence is MKILLVEDEPSVAAFLHQGLTEQGYTVDLAADGMLGLHRAQSKPYDCLILDQMLPGLSGLEVCRQVRAHDPGVPILMLTALGETDDKIRGLDAGADDYLVKPFAFAELLARLRALVRRRTDAPATAAALRLADLTLDPATKRVERAGQSIQLTAREFALLEYLLRHQGRVVSRAELLEHVWDMNFDTGSNVIDVYINFLRKKADKGFSTKLIHTLVGMGYVLREE, encoded by the coding sequence ATGAAAATTCTTCTCGTTGAGGATGAGCCTTCGGTGGCCGCCTTTCTGCACCAGGGTCTTACCGAGCAGGGCTACACCGTAGACCTGGCCGCCGATGGGATGCTGGGGCTGCACCGGGCGCAGAGCAAGCCCTACGACTGCCTGATTCTGGACCAGATGCTGCCTGGCCTCAGCGGCTTGGAAGTGTGCCGCCAGGTACGGGCCCACGACCCCGGCGTGCCCATCCTGATGCTGACGGCCCTGGGCGAGACGGACGATAAAATCCGGGGCCTCGACGCCGGGGCCGACGACTACCTGGTGAAGCCCTTCGCCTTTGCCGAGCTGCTGGCGCGGCTGCGGGCGCTAGTACGCCGCCGCACCGACGCCCCCGCCACGGCGGCAGCCCTGCGCCTAGCCGACCTCACCCTCGACCCCGCCACCAAGCGCGTGGAGCGCGCCGGCCAGTCCATTCAGCTCACCGCCCGCGAGTTTGCGCTGCTCGAATACCTGCTGCGCCACCAGGGCCGGGTAGTGAGCCGCGCCGAGCTATTGGAACACGTCTGGGATATGAATTTCGACACGGGCTCAAACGTAATTGACGTGTACATCAATTTTTTGCGCAAAAAAGCGGATAAGGGCTTTTCTACCAAGCTTATTCATACGCTGGTGGGGATGGGCTACGTGCTGCGCGAAGAGTGA